The following are from one region of the Leptospira andrefontaineae genome:
- a CDS encoding glycosyltransferase family 2 protein has translation MKLSIVIPCYNEKQTIKNILETVKKVPVKDKEIILVDDFSTDGTRELLKTAPFKKLVDQLVFHEKNQGKGAALRTGFKAAKGDIVIVQDADLEYDPFEIPDVIDPIFKGKADVVFGSRFMGGRAHRVVYYWHRLGNLFLTTLSNMFTNINLTDMETCYKAFRREVIQGIDIKENRFGFEPEITAKIAKIPDIRIYEVGISYYGRTYAEGKKIGWKDGFRAIYCVLRYNLFS, from the coding sequence ATGAAACTTTCCATCGTAATTCCCTGTTATAACGAAAAACAGACCATTAAAAACATTTTAGAAACCGTAAAGAAAGTACCTGTTAAGGATAAGGAAATCATCCTTGTGGACGATTTTTCCACGGACGGAACAAGAGAACTCCTCAAAACTGCACCTTTTAAAAAGTTGGTGGACCAGCTCGTATTCCACGAGAAGAACCAGGGAAAAGGCGCGGCGCTCCGTACTGGATTCAAAGCTGCCAAAGGTGATATAGTCATCGTACAAGACGCAGATTTAGAATATGATCCGTTCGAAATTCCGGATGTAATTGATCCAATCTTCAAAGGAAAAGCGGACGTTGTTTTCGGAAGCAGATTCATGGGTGGAAGAGCACACAGAGTAGTTTATTACTGGCATAGACTGGGAAATCTATTCTTAACCACCCTTTCCAATATGTTCACAAACATTAATCTGACTGATATGGAAACCTGTTATAAGGCATTTCGAAGAGAAGTCATTCAAGGGATCGATATTAAAGAAAATCGTTTCGGATTCGAACCAGAGATCACTGCCAAGATTGCAAAAATCCCGGACATTCGTATTTACGAAGTAGGAATTTCCTATTACGGGCGTACTTACGCAGAAGGTAAGAAGATCGGTTGGAAAGACGGATTTAGAGCGATCTACTGCGTCCTAAGATACAATCTATTTTCCTAA
- a CDS encoding LIC_10450 family protein, with amino-acid sequence MISRQAQDYIIVNSIDEIDPNKLSLAQLGTKYLDRNGNRYAVRFNKESRKAEIIRITLQKASEAEANKPKLGRVNPKAASNPLDLQKLSNLLKSTKHPSADWIENLAEKTKNTKPSSANSEKPAYTPNIQKELDITPAEGPDLSVRMNSVQNDIFDLSKVDLNIADAGIITNTGKEDVPVFIENIEAGSNRETKYIEDSVQQFQKIKDRIESVLNNIRNSKIFEATGDPSENKNIVGNLGREFDIEFFQKLDKILNYHKELTSYPRSITYYIAKYESHRKQALQSKTSDIEKLKLVIRWEMQELLLDLARKLKKMVLNALNVLNTKNENHLKQVAYNQQQMYKDARSALLYCSEDIGGLLISLQKWADSEG; translated from the coding sequence ATGATATCAAGACAAGCACAAGACTATATCATCGTGAATTCGATCGATGAGATCGATCCGAATAAACTTTCTTTGGCTCAATTGGGAACCAAATATTTGGACAGGAACGGGAACCGTTATGCTGTTCGTTTCAATAAAGAAAGTAGAAAGGCGGAGATCATTCGAATCACTCTTCAAAAAGCTTCCGAAGCAGAAGCGAATAAACCTAAACTAGGCAGAGTAAATCCAAAAGCGGCATCCAATCCTTTAGATCTACAGAAATTATCCAATCTTCTTAAAAGTACAAAACATCCTAGTGCTGACTGGATAGAGAACCTAGCCGAAAAAACAAAAAATACTAAGCCAAGTTCTGCGAATTCTGAAAAGCCTGCTTATACTCCCAACATTCAAAAAGAATTGGATATTACTCCGGCAGAAGGTCCGGATCTATCTGTTAGAATGAATTCTGTCCAAAACGATATATTCGATCTTTCCAAAGTAGATCTGAATATTGCAGATGCGGGAATTATTACTAATACCGGAAAAGAAGATGTTCCTGTTTTTATAGAGAATATAGAAGCAGGTTCCAACAGAGAAACGAAATATATCGAAGATAGTGTTCAACAATTCCAAAAGATCAAGGACAGGATCGAATCAGTATTAAACAATATTCGAAATTCTAAAATTTTCGAAGCAACCGGAGATCCTTCCGAGAACAAGAATATAGTAGGAAATCTGGGGAGAGAATTCGATATCGAGTTCTTCCAGAAGTTGGATAAGATATTAAATTATCATAAAGAGCTGACTTCTTATCCAAGATCAATCACCTATTATATAGCAAAGTACGAGTCTCATCGTAAACAGGCATTACAATCCAAAACCTCTGATATAGAAAAATTAAAACTAGTTATCCGCTGGGAAATGCAGGAACTTCTCTTGGATCTGGCCAGAAAACTCAAAAAAATGGTCCTGAACGCATTAAACGTACTGAATACTAAAAACGAAAACCATCTAAAACAAGTAGCCTATAACCAACAACAGATGTATAAGGATGCCAGAAGTGCCTTATTATATTGTTCGGAAGATATAGGCGGACTACTTATCTCCTTGCAAAAATGGGCCGATAGCGAAGGATAG
- the rpsT gene encoding 30S ribosomal protein S20, with protein sequence MANIKSSEKDIRRTKRRNAANSQNRNRLRTQAKKILKALQDGEKDSLKSLFGQYSSLLDKAAKTNLIHSKNADRKKSRMALRINQAATA encoded by the coding sequence TTGGCGAATATTAAATCTTCAGAAAAAGATATCCGTAGAACGAAACGCAGAAACGCGGCAAATTCTCAAAACAGGAATCGCCTTAGGACCCAAGCTAAAAAGATCCTAAAAGCGCTTCAAGATGGAGAAAAAGACTCCTTAAAATCTTTGTTCGGACAGTATTCTTCTCTTCTGGACAAAGCTGCGAAAACCAACCTGATCCACTCTAAAAATGCAGATCGCAAAAAGAGTCGGATGGCATTGCGTATCAATCAGGCTGCAACCGCATAA
- the glmM gene encoding phosphoglucosamine mutase codes for MALNHQKPVFQHPDLMVSVSGIRGIIPTGLSPDVIFHSLMAFGSRLKGNTVVIGRDSRPSGAYIENIAIGIMLGMGKNVIRLGIVPTPTVKAVVAQSGAAGGIMISASHNPVIWNAFKFIGPGGFFTNAQDLEGLLDLVRKEDYKPFQFKPNTDVEDGTDRIQAHIDSVLARVNVSAIKRKKFTVFLDAVNGGGSFVLPELLSRLGCKVILQHCTPDGTFPRPPEPTPDALKQSSRLIKKSKADIGFALDPDADRLVVLSPKKGAISEELTLPLSFMSYLTSNSVPKKASITVNLSTSFVNDWVADTVGIPTYRSKVGEANVVAEMIHRKSVFGGEGNGGVIDPAIPSFGRDSLSGVAHILNLLALKGEDAETVIGSLPAVHMRKIAYKIAGQKTEQIYSKFRSAFSEYKEDSRDGLRLANQDSWIHIRPSNTEPILRLIGEARTKKDLESLLNKAGKIMENS; via the coding sequence ATGGCTCTAAATCATCAAAAACCGGTCTTCCAACACCCGGATTTGATGGTTTCTGTGTCCGGAATCCGGGGAATCATTCCTACCGGATTAAGTCCCGACGTAATTTTCCATTCACTCATGGCCTTTGGGTCCAGACTCAAAGGTAATACTGTAGTCATCGGAAGAGATTCTCGTCCGAGCGGTGCTTATATAGAAAATATTGCGATCGGTATCATGCTCGGAATGGGCAAAAATGTGATCCGTCTGGGGATTGTTCCTACTCCTACAGTTAAGGCAGTGGTGGCTCAGTCAGGAGCTGCCGGTGGGATCATGATCTCAGCTTCTCATAATCCGGTAATCTGGAATGCATTTAAGTTTATAGGACCCGGTGGTTTTTTTACTAACGCACAAGACTTAGAAGGTCTCTTAGATCTGGTCCGAAAAGAAGATTATAAACCTTTCCAATTCAAACCGAATACGGATGTGGAAGACGGAACCGACAGGATCCAGGCTCATATCGATTCCGTTTTGGCTCGAGTGAATGTATCTGCGATCAAACGTAAAAAATTTACGGTATTTCTGGATGCAGTAAATGGTGGGGGAAGCTTCGTTTTACCCGAATTGTTAAGTCGCTTGGGTTGTAAGGTCATTTTACAACATTGTACTCCTGATGGAACGTTTCCTCGTCCGCCTGAGCCTACACCTGATGCGCTCAAACAATCTTCTCGTCTGATCAAAAAATCCAAAGCGGATATAGGTTTTGCTTTGGATCCTGATGCGGACAGACTTGTAGTTTTATCTCCTAAAAAAGGGGCAATCTCTGAAGAATTAACTCTTCCTCTCAGCTTTATGTCCTACCTTACTTCTAATTCGGTCCCGAAGAAGGCATCCATCACTGTGAACCTCTCCACAAGTTTTGTGAATGATTGGGTCGCGGATACTGTTGGAATTCCGACTTATCGATCTAAGGTGGGAGAAGCAAACGTTGTGGCAGAAATGATACACCGTAAGTCTGTTTTTGGCGGAGAAGGGAACGGAGGAGTCATCGATCCGGCAATCCCATCTTTCGGGAGAGACTCTCTTTCGGGGGTTGCTCATATACTGAATCTGCTTGCCCTAAAGGGGGAAGATGCTGAAACTGTGATAGGTAGTCTTCCTGCGGTTCATATGCGCAAGATCGCCTACAAGATCGCGGGGCAGAAGACGGAGCAGATTTATTCTAAGTTTCGCAGCGCCTTCTCCGAATATAAAGAAGATTCGAGAGACGGTTTACGTTTAGCGAACCAGGACTCTTGGATACATATTCGACCTTCGAATACCGAGCCGATCCTCCGGTTGATTGGAGAGGCCAGAACCAAAAAGGATCTGGAATCCCTTTTAAATAAAGCCGGAAAGATCATGGAGAATTCATAA
- the glmS gene encoding glutamine--fructose-6-phosphate transaminase (isomerizing), translating into MCGIVGYAGDKNVESVLIVGLIGLEYRGYDSAGIAVLDRGEIQVRKQKGKIKDLENYLKEHPIRGNVGIGHTRWATHGEPNQINAHPHTDSKSTVAVVHNGIIENYSELRQELKQKGFVFHSMTDTEVLPNLLAESRKRGKSNKEAFLELFDRVHGKWAVAVVFDNEPDRVYFAQDGAPLLLGRGKEEYYLASDISPLTRNCREVYYINSKEWGYFTKTECKIFGFDGSEKEFEFKTQDIKFEDVDKGGYPHFMIKEIHEQPGIFRRIIQSRISESGEIEFPESTISREMMSKVNRIIIQAAGTSYYAGMLGKHYLENFAKIQTDTETSSEFRYRNPVVEGDTLIVGISQSGETADTLASLLEAKAKFIKVLSLVNNVNSTIARESDSFIRTDAGPEIGVASTKAFTAQVINLLLFSLYVARLKWIVSDEELKTLLEEIRLLPGKMERILAQAHILENWAADFTKTKDFVFLGRTYNHPVALEGALKLKEVSYIHASGYAGGEFKHGPIALITNEVPVVCIATKSEIYSKMLSNIQEIKARNGIMISIVTEGDKEAKELSDYCFEVPDCPEILSPILNVLPLQLLAYYSAVARGCPPDQPRNLAKSVTVE; encoded by the coding sequence ATGTGTGGAATCGTAGGATACGCTGGCGATAAGAACGTAGAATCTGTACTCATAGTAGGTCTCATCGGTTTGGAGTATCGTGGATACGATTCAGCCGGGATCGCGGTCCTGGACAGAGGGGAGATCCAAGTCCGTAAACAGAAAGGGAAAATTAAGGATTTGGAGAATTACCTAAAGGAACATCCGATCCGAGGTAATGTCGGAATTGGTCATACTCGTTGGGCAACCCATGGTGAACCAAACCAAATCAACGCTCACCCTCATACTGATTCCAAATCTACCGTAGCAGTAGTACATAACGGAATTATAGAAAATTATTCCGAACTCAGACAAGAACTCAAACAAAAAGGTTTCGTATTCCATAGTATGACGGATACCGAAGTTCTTCCCAATCTTTTGGCGGAGAGTAGAAAAAGAGGGAAATCCAATAAGGAAGCTTTTTTAGAATTATTTGATAGAGTTCATGGAAAATGGGCCGTTGCAGTCGTATTCGACAACGAACCGGACAGAGTGTATTTTGCTCAAGACGGAGCACCTTTACTTTTAGGAAGAGGAAAAGAAGAATACTATCTTGCTTCTGATATTTCTCCTCTGACTAGGAACTGTAGAGAAGTTTATTATATCAACTCCAAAGAATGGGGATACTTTACAAAAACCGAATGTAAGATCTTCGGATTTGACGGTTCCGAGAAAGAATTCGAATTCAAAACTCAGGATATCAAATTCGAGGATGTAGACAAAGGCGGTTATCCTCATTTTATGATCAAGGAGATCCACGAACAACCTGGGATCTTCCGTAGGATCATACAATCTCGTATTTCTGAGAGCGGTGAGATCGAATTCCCTGAAAGTACAATTTCCAGAGAGATGATGTCCAAGGTAAACCGTATCATCATCCAAGCGGCAGGAACCAGCTATTATGCCGGAATGCTCGGAAAACATTATCTGGAAAATTTTGCAAAGATCCAAACTGATACCGAAACTTCTTCTGAGTTTCGTTATAGAAACCCTGTGGTCGAAGGTGATACTTTGATCGTGGGAATTTCACAGTCCGGGGAAACTGCGGATACTCTTGCTTCTCTTTTAGAAGCTAAAGCAAAGTTTATCAAGGTTCTTTCCTTGGTGAATAATGTGAATTCCACAATCGCGAGAGAATCGGATTCATTCATCAGAACGGATGCCGGTCCTGAGATCGGGGTCGCGAGTACAAAGGCATTCACTGCACAGGTAATTAACCTTCTTCTTTTTTCATTATATGTAGCCCGTTTGAAATGGATTGTTTCCGACGAAGAACTAAAGACACTTTTAGAAGAGATCAGACTTCTTCCAGGCAAGATGGAGAGAATTTTGGCTCAGGCACATATCTTAGAAAACTGGGCCGCAGATTTTACTAAGACCAAAGATTTTGTATTTTTAGGTAGGACCTACAACCATCCAGTCGCGTTAGAAGGTGCCTTGAAATTAAAAGAGGTCTCTTATATCCACGCTTCCGGTTATGCGGGTGGGGAATTCAAACATGGACCGATCGCACTCATTACGAATGAAGTGCCGGTGGTATGTATCGCGACCAAATCCGAAATTTATAGCAAAATGCTTTCCAATATCCAGGAAATCAAAGCAAGAAACGGGATCATGATCTCCATTGTAACCGAAGGAGATAAAGAGGCAAAAGAGCTTTCGGACTACTGTTTTGAAGTTCCGGACTGTCCGGAAATTTTAAGTCCGATACTGAATGTTCTTCCTCTCCAACTTCTGGCCTATTATTCTGCCGTGGCTAGGGGTTGTCCTCCGGACCAACCTAGAAACCTAGCAAAGTCCGTCACAGTGGAGTAG
- a CDS encoding GlmU family protein — translation MGRIQRIWIDERETPPGLGALTRIRSFSEIRDGVLTPLQRLKEQYPDSKIFYSNSNSAFEKTFFERNPKISEYDGKDVDLIIRPEEFLPWKSLESVGKNIDQDLENHKDLRKWARKLKVKSGDFQVVGKSKHVHIHPSAKIYPGVVIDVTSGPVIIDKDAKVTSFSFLEGPLYIGQGTHVDNARITGNTSIGNVCRIGGEVGDSIILDFTNKHHEGFLGHSVVGSWVNLGALSTTSDLKNNYGVVKIREEHTEITTGSIKFGSIIGDFSKIGIGVMLNTGTVIDFGCNVVSSKASGYLPPFVWADGQPYILDLFLRDSRKIMARRNRELSHSESELIRILYETKVRK, via the coding sequence GTGGGCAGAATTCAGAGAATTTGGATCGATGAGAGGGAAACGCCTCCCGGTTTGGGAGCCTTAACCAGAATTCGATCTTTCTCTGAGATTCGAGACGGGGTTTTGACTCCTCTCCAACGTTTAAAAGAACAGTATCCTGATTCTAAGATATTCTACTCAAATTCCAATTCTGCATTCGAGAAAACATTCTTCGAAAGAAATCCAAAGATCTCCGAGTATGATGGCAAGGATGTAGATCTAATCATCCGCCCTGAGGAATTTCTACCTTGGAAATCCTTAGAGTCCGTCGGCAAAAATATAGACCAGGACTTGGAAAATCATAAGGATCTGCGCAAATGGGCCCGCAAACTCAAGGTGAAGTCGGGTGATTTCCAAGTAGTTGGAAAATCCAAACACGTTCATATACATCCTTCCGCTAAAATTTATCCAGGTGTGGTAATAGACGTAACCTCAGGACCTGTGATCATAGACAAAGATGCAAAGGTAACTTCTTTCAGCTTTTTAGAAGGTCCCTTGTACATAGGCCAGGGCACTCATGTGGATAATGCTCGGATCACCGGAAACACTTCCATAGGGAATGTGTGCAGAATAGGCGGAGAAGTCGGGGACAGCATTATATTAGATTTTACGAATAAACATCACGAAGGATTCTTAGGACATTCCGTGGTGGGAAGTTGGGTCAATCTAGGAGCACTATCCACTACCTCCGATCTAAAGAATAATTACGGCGTAGTCAAGATCAGAGAAGAACATACCGAGATCACAACTGGTTCCATCAAATTCGGTTCTATCATTGGAGATTTTTCCAAGATAGGCATCGGAGTGATGTTGAATACTGGAACAGTGATAGACTTTGGATGTAATGTTGTTTCTTCCAAGGCGAGCGGATATCTTCCTCCATTCGTATGGGCGGATGGACAACCTTATATCTTAGATCTATTTCTTCGTGATTCTCGCAAGATCATGGCAAGAAGGAACAGAGAACTTTCTCATTCCGAATCGGAACTTATTAGAATTTTATACGAAACCAAGGTCCGGAAATAA
- a CDS encoding carboxyl transferase domain-containing protein yields MEVLESRISTSSPEYKENFKDLSEKVADLRKLLQKAGQGGGEKSIQKHKSRGKLTARERIQGLIDPNTPFLEFSALAGEKVYADDVPSAGIVTGIGKISGTPCVIVANDATVKGGTYYPLTVKKHIRAQEIALENRLPCVYLVDSGGAFLPMQDDVFPDKWHFGRIFYNQANLSRLGIPQISVVMGSCTAGGAYIPAMSDESVIVKGNGTIFLGGPPLVKAATGEIVTPEELGGADVHCRISGVTDHYAENDPHALEIARHIVSSLGARAKKLEEQISYEEPLYPSEEIYGIIQKDIRKPYDVREVIARVVDGSRFQEFKKYYGTTIVTGFANIYGKTVGIIANNGVLFSESSLKAAHFIQLCNQREIPLLFLQNITGFMVGKKYENSGIAKDGAKMVNAVSTSVVPKYTVVIGGSYGAGNYGMCGRAFGPRFLWMWPNARISVMGGEQAANVLLTVKQEQLEKEGKSLSDAEQAEFKRPILEDYDNRSSCIYSTARLWDDGVLDPARTREALGLALYSDLSPKGIEPSYAIFRM; encoded by the coding sequence ATGGAAGTTTTGGAATCGCGTATTAGTACGTCTTCCCCTGAATATAAAGAGAATTTCAAAGACCTTTCAGAAAAGGTCGCGGATTTACGTAAACTTCTCCAAAAAGCCGGACAAGGCGGAGGAGAAAAATCCATCCAGAAACATAAGAGCAGAGGAAAGCTCACTGCAAGAGAAAGGATACAAGGTCTGATAGATCCAAACACTCCTTTCTTAGAATTCTCAGCCTTAGCAGGGGAGAAGGTTTATGCGGACGATGTTCCTTCTGCAGGTATCGTAACTGGGATCGGTAAAATTTCAGGAACTCCTTGTGTAATCGTTGCAAATGATGCCACAGTAAAGGGTGGAACTTATTATCCACTCACTGTTAAAAAGCATATCCGTGCACAAGAGATTGCATTAGAGAATCGTCTTCCTTGTGTTTATCTCGTGGATTCGGGTGGAGCCTTCCTGCCTATGCAGGATGATGTATTCCCTGATAAATGGCATTTTGGTAGGATCTTTTATAACCAAGCAAATCTTTCCAGATTGGGGATTCCTCAGATCTCCGTCGTAATGGGAAGTTGTACTGCCGGCGGTGCATATATTCCTGCGATGTCGGACGAATCCGTGATTGTAAAAGGAAACGGTACCATCTTTTTAGGTGGACCTCCTCTAGTAAAAGCCGCAACCGGAGAGATCGTTACTCCGGAAGAATTGGGCGGAGCTGATGTCCATTGTAGGATCTCAGGAGTGACTGATCATTATGCGGAGAATGATCCACATGCACTCGAGATCGCTAGACATATTGTTTCTAGTCTGGGAGCAAGAGCTAAAAAATTAGAAGAGCAGATCTCTTACGAAGAACCTCTTTATCCTTCCGAAGAAATTTACGGGATCATCCAAAAAGATATCCGTAAACCTTACGATGTGAGAGAAGTGATCGCAAGAGTTGTAGATGGTTCCAGATTCCAAGAATTCAAAAAATATTATGGAACTACCATAGTCACCGGCTTTGCAAATATTTACGGCAAGACAGTAGGTATCATTGCAAATAATGGAGTTTTATTCTCCGAAAGTTCCTTGAAAGCGGCTCATTTCATCCAGCTTTGCAACCAAAGAGAGATCCCTTTACTCTTCCTACAAAACATCACAGGTTTTATGGTAGGGAAGAAGTATGAGAATTCAGGTATCGCAAAAGACGGTGCCAAAATGGTAAATGCTGTCTCCACTTCTGTAGTTCCAAAATACACTGTTGTGATCGGCGGTTCTTACGGAGCGGGAAATTATGGAATGTGTGGCCGTGCATTTGGACCTAGATTCCTTTGGATGTGGCCAAACGCTAGAATTTCCGTGATGGGGGGAGAGCAAGCAGCAAATGTTCTACTCACAGTGAAGCAGGAACAATTGGAGAAGGAAGGAAAATCGCTCTCCGACGCCGAACAAGCTGAATTCAAGAGGCCTATATTAGAAGATTATGATAATCGTTCTTCTTGTATCTATTCTACTGCAAGACTTTGGGATGATGGCGTCCTGGATCCTGCTCGTACAAGAGAAGCTTTAGGTTTGGCATTGTATTCCGACCTTTCTCCTAAGGGTATAGAGCCTTCTTATGCAATCTTCCGGATGTGA
- a CDS encoding ammonium transporter: protein MKIAQKLIALLILIAPVLIWGQDATPAPAAPAAPTLDKGDTAWMIVASTFVFFMIPGLALFYGGIVRSKNVLSTMMHSFVAILVLTIQWTLFGYSLAFSGDSPFFGDFQLFLLNGITDETLEGTIPKYIHFLFQGMFALITPALISGAIAERVKLSGYIVFILAWSTLVYDPVAHWVWSANGWLFKKTALDFAGGTVVHLISGIAGLAAAIVLGKRKGEGPALIAPNNLTYTLIGAGFLWFGWFGFNAGSGLATNGQAARAFVVTLIAPATAGAVWLLIEYLHTKKATALGAASGIVAGLVVITPAAGFVDATGALIMGVIVSPVCYGAILLKGKLGYDDSLDAFGIHGVGGAIGAILTGVFALAQYIPEGVTRGDQIIVQVISVVATGAYSIVVSLILVFIIDKTIGFRISEEKEIAGLDSEIHGEKGYII from the coding sequence ATGAAAATTGCCCAAAAACTTATCGCGCTCTTGATCTTAATCGCTCCAGTACTGATCTGGGGTCAAGACGCTACACCAGCACCGGCCGCACCTGCTGCTCCCACTTTGGATAAAGGGGATACCGCATGGATGATCGTGGCTTCCACTTTCGTGTTCTTCATGATCCCAGGACTCGCGCTGTTCTACGGCGGTATCGTAAGATCTAAGAACGTTCTTTCTACAATGATGCACAGCTTTGTTGCGATTCTTGTCCTCACAATCCAGTGGACATTATTTGGATACAGCTTAGCATTTTCCGGCGATAGTCCGTTTTTCGGCGATTTTCAACTCTTCCTGTTGAATGGTATTACCGACGAAACATTGGAAGGAACGATCCCGAAATACATTCACTTCCTATTCCAAGGAATGTTCGCGTTAATCACTCCGGCTCTGATTTCCGGTGCGATCGCAGAAAGGGTGAAACTTTCCGGTTATATCGTATTCATTCTAGCATGGTCTACCTTGGTTTATGATCCAGTCGCACACTGGGTATGGTCTGCAAACGGTTGGCTATTCAAAAAGACCGCTCTGGATTTCGCAGGTGGAACAGTGGTTCACTTGATCTCCGGTATCGCAGGTTTGGCTGCAGCAATCGTATTAGGAAAACGTAAGGGAGAAGGTCCTGCACTGATCGCTCCGAACAATTTGACCTACACCCTTATCGGTGCGGGATTCCTATGGTTCGGATGGTTCGGATTTAACGCAGGTTCCGGTCTTGCCACTAATGGTCAGGCTGCAAGAGCTTTCGTTGTGACTTTAATCGCTCCTGCAACAGCAGGTGCCGTTTGGTTATTGATCGAATATCTTCACACTAAAAAAGCTACAGCTCTCGGGGCAGCTTCCGGGATCGTTGCAGGTCTGGTTGTGATCACTCCTGCTGCAGGTTTTGTGGACGCTACCGGCGCATTGATAATGGGAGTAATTGTATCTCCTGTTTGTTACGGTGCTATCCTACTAAAAGGTAAACTTGGATATGATGACTCTTTGGATGCATTCGGAATTCACGGCGTAGGTGGAGCTATCGGTGCGATCCTTACAGGTGTATTTGCACTTGCGCAATATATTCCTGAAGGAGTTACTCGCGGAGACCAAATTATCGTTCAGGTTATCAGCGTTGTGGCAACCGGCGCTTATTCTATCGTAGTATCCTTGATCTTAGTGTTTATTATCGACAAAACGATCGGATTCAGGATTTCCGAAGAGAAAGAGATTGCTGGACTCGATTCCGAGATTCACGGAGAAAAAGGTTATATTATATAA
- a CDS encoding P-II family nitrogen regulator — MKLIVAIIQPHKLEEVKAELTKNEIYRLTVSDVQGYGQQKGKTEVFRGHEYQVNLLRKVRLEIAVNDEFVKPTVDAILKAAKTGDGKIGDGKILILPLEDVIRIRTGERGSSAI; from the coding sequence ATGAAATTAATCGTAGCAATTATCCAGCCCCATAAACTGGAAGAGGTTAAAGCGGAGCTTACTAAGAATGAAATTTATAGACTTACCGTAAGCGACGTGCAAGGCTACGGGCAGCAAAAAGGTAAGACTGAAGTATTTCGTGGACATGAATACCAAGTAAACCTTCTGAGAAAAGTAAGATTGGAGATCGCGGTAAACGATGAGTTCGTAAAACCTACCGTTGATGCGATCTTGAAAGCTGCCAAAACCGGCGACGGAAAGATCGGAGACGGAAAAATTTTAATTCTTCCTCTCGAAGACGTGATCCGTATTCGCACCGGAGAAAGAGGAAGCTCAGCGATTTAA
- a CDS encoding SH3 domain-containing protein, whose amino-acid sequence MGCFSNYQSAYVNDGAGLKIRSAPKLSSEKMGTVPYKGEVKILEKDQRLTHIDGFENYWYKIKSEEGDGWVFGGYLSFKHPDLLPPGSNSYTGLVYHHPIRSIKLIRTHIINEGLYLNIYQADPKHIFAFLESKDQISQNITEWRILHAITLDIPQKDEEILNRVTAQCFTPGLDGKEVILAILKIQMRKTGVTIGNHYEMALDKLKIRKAWTLSEDELFLQPVMKTKGIECTIFDPGNQFKAISE is encoded by the coding sequence TTGGGATGTTTTTCTAATTACCAATCCGCATATGTAAATGATGGAGCGGGACTTAAGATACGATCTGCACCTAAACTTTCTTCTGAAAAGATGGGAACGGTTCCATATAAAGGAGAAGTGAAAATCCTGGAGAAGGACCAAAGATTGACCCATATAGACGGATTCGAAAACTATTGGTACAAGATCAAGAGTGAAGAAGGAGACGGTTGGGTTTTTGGAGGGTACTTAAGTTTTAAACATCCGGACCTTCTGCCCCCAGGTTCTAATTCATATACTGGACTAGTTTATCATCATCCTATCCGATCGATAAAATTAATTCGCACTCATATTATAAATGAGGGCTTGTACTTAAATATTTATCAGGCAGATCCAAAACATATTTTCGCATTTTTAGAAAGTAAGGACCAGATCTCCCAAAATATAACCGAATGGAGGATCTTGCATGCGATCACTTTGGATATTCCTCAAAAAGACGAAGAGATATTAAACAGAGTCACTGCCCAATGTTTTACTCCTGGACTGGATGGAAAAGAGGTCATACTTGCGATCTTAAAAATACAAATGCGCAAGACAGGAGTAACCATCGGAAACCATTATGAGATGGCATTGGATAAATTGAAAATCCGCAAAGCCTGGACTTTAAGCGAGGACGAATTGTTTCTACAGCCTGTTATGAAAACGAAGGGAATAGAATGTACGATCTTCGATCCGGGGAATCAGTTTAAGGCGATTTCGGAGTAA